The proteins below come from a single Acidimicrobiia bacterium genomic window:
- the panB gene encoding 3-methyl-2-oxobutanoate hydroxymethyltransferase, with protein MSGNNERKPMSAPSVAARKGGAKLKMITAYDAPTARIADRAGADIILVGDSVANVVLGHSDTLAVSVDVMVHHTAAVSRAEPRALIVGDMPWLSYHSTPEETVANAGRFIREGGAGAVKLEGGRKRLPMIGAVLDAEIPVMGHLGLTPQSVHAMGGYRVQGKEAQAAYELISDARALEDAGVFSIVLEGVPDIVAQIVTEELSIPTIGIGAGVHCDGQVLVFHDVTGLGAGEYLPKFVRQYAHLADDAVAAVTAFFDDVESGAFPSDAETYHMPAASEEILRNLSAPSDHFLADEAMER; from the coding sequence ATGTCTGGGAACAACGAACGCAAGCCGATGTCGGCTCCGAGCGTGGCCGCGCGCAAGGGTGGCGCCAAGCTCAAGATGATCACGGCCTACGACGCGCCGACGGCACGGATCGCAGACCGTGCGGGTGCCGACATCATCCTCGTCGGGGACTCGGTGGCCAATGTCGTGCTCGGTCATAGCGATACCCTCGCGGTGTCCGTCGATGTGATGGTCCATCACACGGCCGCGGTCAGCAGGGCCGAGCCGCGTGCGCTCATCGTGGGCGATATGCCGTGGCTGTCGTATCACTCCACGCCGGAGGAAACTGTTGCCAATGCGGGACGGTTCATTCGTGAAGGGGGTGCTGGCGCGGTCAAACTTGAGGGTGGACGCAAACGGCTCCCGATGATCGGAGCGGTGCTCGATGCGGAGATCCCGGTGATGGGACACCTGGGACTGACGCCTCAGTCGGTTCACGCGATGGGTGGCTACCGAGTGCAGGGCAAGGAGGCTCAGGCGGCCTACGAGCTGATCTCGGATGCGAGGGCGCTTGAGGATGCCGGGGTGTTTTCGATCGTGCTCGAAGGCGTGCCCGATATCGTCGCACAGATCGTGACGGAGGAGCTGTCGATCCCGACGATCGGGATCGGCGCCGGGGTCCATTGCGACGGACAGGTGCTTGTGTTCCACGATGTCACCGGCCTCGGGGCCGGGGAGTACCTGCCCAAGTTCGTCCGTCAGTACGCCCATCTCGCCGACGACGCCGTCGCGGCGGTTACCGCGTTCTTCGACGATGTCGAAAGCGGCGCGTTCCCTTCGGACGCCGAGACCTACCACATGCCGGCCGCCTCCGAAGAGATCCTTCGGAACCTCTCGGCTCCCTCGGATCACTTCCTCGCCGACGAAGCCATGGAACGGTGA
- a CDS encoding DUF192 domain-containing protein: protein MRILTRSTLCFVLVACSSSTPVIPTSTTPTTSTTVPAATTTTPPVTTTKPDATPPLLAGHEIRDVRVGDRVLRLAIADTPGLRATGLMGVTDLGNLDGMLFYWRHTPDDGFWMKDTVIPLDIAWFDMDGSFIGLASMVPCDKDPCISYSPGDGIDYRYAIEADPGDLDWIDEDTMILYTD from the coding sequence ATGAGGATCCTCACACGGTCGACACTGTGTTTCGTCCTCGTCGCGTGCTCCTCGTCGACACCGGTCATCCCGACGAGCACCACGCCGACCACTTCGACGACGGTGCCCGCAGCCACAACCACCACGCCGCCCGTCACAACCACCAAACCGGATGCGACACCACCACTGCTTGCGGGGCACGAGATACGAGATGTCCGAGTTGGCGACCGGGTTCTTCGCCTCGCGATTGCTGATACGCCGGGACTGCGGGCGACCGGGTTGATGGGTGTCACCGACCTCGGGAACCTTGACGGCATGCTCTTCTATTGGCGTCATACTCCCGACGACGGCTTCTGGATGAAGGACACGGTGATCCCCCTCGATATCGCCTGGTTCGACATGGACGGGTCATTCATCGGCCTCGCCTCGATGGTTCCGTGCGACAAGGACCCGTGCATCTCGTATTCGCCTGGTGACGGCATCGACTACCGATACGCGATCGAAGCCGATCCAGGAGACCTCGACTGGATCGACGAGGACACGATGATCCTCTACACCGACTGA
- a CDS encoding PPOX class F420-dependent oxidoreductase, whose product MARKDITMTDAEIQQFLSEGRKILQLATLGKDGAPHLAPMWYAVDDGRIVFRSFTKSQKIVNLARDPRLSVLVEEGDAYSELRGVMIRGTASLVTDPDYVLALYGRLSARYPMVGSEPVSLSDDELRETFGGHATKNTAVIVEPHTVASWDHTKLGGQY is encoded by the coding sequence ATGGCACGCAAAGACATCACCATGACCGACGCCGAGATCCAGCAGTTTCTCTCCGAGGGTCGCAAGATCCTGCAACTCGCCACGCTGGGCAAGGACGGGGCACCCCACCTGGCACCCATGTGGTATGCGGTCGACGACGGCCGAATCGTGTTCCGGTCGTTCACCAAGTCGCAGAAGATCGTCAACCTTGCTCGAGACCCGAGGCTGTCGGTTCTCGTCGAAGAGGGTGATGCCTACAGCGAGCTCCGCGGCGTCATGATCCGGGGCACCGCGTCCCTCGTCACCGACCCCGACTATGTGCTCGCCTTGTACGGGAGGCTCTCGGCTCGATACCCGATGGTCGGATCAGAACCGGTGTCGCTCAGCGACGACGAACTACGCGAGACCTTCGGGGGTCACGCGACCAAGAACACGGCCGTGATCGTCGAACCCCACACGGTCGCCTCGTGGGATCACACGAAGCTCGGCGGCCAATACTGA
- a CDS encoding inositol-3-phosphate synthase has translation MSKIRVAIAGLGNCANSLIQGVEYYKDADADLKIPGLMHVRLGDYHIGDVEFVAAFDVDASKVGQDIAKAMWGGQNNTIEFATVPDLGVEVLRGPTYDGLGQYYTGQVEESPAEPVDVVAALREARAEVLVSYLPVGSEEATKFYAQAAIDAGCAFVNAIPVFIASDPAWARRFVDAGLPIIGDDIKSQVGATIVHRQLARLFEDRGVRIDNTYQLNFGGNMDFMNMLERERLQSKKISKTQSVTSQIEEKINSDNVHIGPSDHVPWLTDRKWAYIRLEGTSFGDVPLNVEMKLEVWDSPNSAGVIIDAVRCAKIGLDRGLGGPLLAPSSYFMKSPSVQYHDSVAHDNVEAFIAGNDPAQADLVTFLGG, from the coding sequence ATGTCCAAGATTCGAGTAGCCATCGCAGGGCTCGGGAACTGCGCGAACTCCCTCATCCAGGGTGTCGAGTACTACAAGGACGCCGATGCCGACCTCAAGATCCCCGGCCTCATGCATGTCCGGCTCGGTGACTACCACATCGGCGATGTCGAGTTCGTCGCGGCGTTCGATGTCGACGCCTCCAAGGTCGGCCAGGACATCGCGAAGGCCATGTGGGGCGGCCAGAACAACACCATCGAGTTCGCAACCGTTCCTGATCTGGGCGTCGAAGTGTTGCGCGGCCCGACCTACGACGGCCTCGGCCAGTACTACACCGGACAGGTCGAGGAGTCTCCGGCAGAGCCCGTCGATGTGGTTGCGGCACTCAGGGAGGCCCGCGCCGAGGTACTCGTGTCATACCTCCCTGTCGGCTCGGAGGAGGCAACGAAGTTCTACGCCCAGGCAGCCATCGATGCAGGTTGCGCCTTCGTCAACGCCATTCCCGTCTTCATCGCCTCGGATCCTGCGTGGGCCCGCAGGTTTGTCGACGCCGGACTGCCGATCATCGGTGACGACATCAAGTCGCAGGTCGGGGCAACGATCGTGCACCGCCAGCTCGCACGCCTCTTCGAAGACCGTGGCGTGCGAATCGACAACACCTACCAGCTGAACTTCGGCGGCAACATGGACTTCATGAACATGCTTGAACGGGAGCGTCTCCAGTCCAAGAAGATCTCCAAGACCCAGTCTGTCACCAGTCAGATCGAAGAGAAGATCAACTCCGACAATGTCCACATCGGCCCCTCCGACCATGTGCCGTGGTTGACGGACCGCAAGTGGGCATACATCCGCCTCGAAGGTACGAGCTTCGGCGATGTGCCGCTCAATGTGGAGATGAAGCTCGAGGTCTGGGACTCGCCGAACAGCGCAGGCGTCATCATCGATGCAGTCCGCTGCGCCAAGATCGGTTTGGATCGCGGTCTCGGCGGACCACTCCTTGCGCCGTCGTCGTACTTCATGAAGTCTCCTTCGGTGCAATACCACGACAGCGTCGCCCATGACAATGTCGAGGCGTTCATTGCGGGCAACGATCCGGCGCAGGCCGATCTCGTGACATTCCTCGGCGGCTGA
- the rpsR gene encoding 30S ribosomal protein S18 — MASPKSQKRRRRRPELSPKRKRIVHKFADGEVVDYKDVVLLRKFMSDRGKIRPRRVTGLSPRRQREVAQAIKNAREMALLPYTQTRQ; from the coding sequence ATGGCAAGTCCAAAGAGCCAGAAGCGACGGCGCAGACGCCCCGAGTTGAGTCCGAAGCGGAAGCGGATCGTTCACAAGTTCGCCGATGGTGAGGTCGTTGACTACAAGGATGTCGTGCTGCTGCGCAAGTTCATGTCGGATCGGGGCAAGATCCGCCCGCGTCGTGTCACCGGGTTGAGTCCGAGGCGGCAACGGGAGGTTGCCCAGGCGATAAAGAACGCACGGGAGATGGCCCTGCTGCCCTACACGCAGACGAGGCAGTAG
- the ssb gene encoding single-stranded DNA-binding protein yields the protein MSNSVTLVGNLVEDPELRFTASGVAMAKVRLAVNRRYRDRNQDWQEETSFFGGTCWREVAENISESLSKGDRVFVTGRLEQRSWETNDGEKRSVVEVRIEEIGPSLRWATAQVTKTPRNDGGGSYGGGNTTPPAPTARDDYGPDEAPF from the coding sequence ATGAGCAACAGTGTGACCCTGGTTGGCAACCTCGTCGAAGACCCCGAACTCCGTTTCACGGCGAGCGGCGTCGCAATGGCCAAGGTTCGACTCGCGGTCAATCGGCGATACCGCGACCGCAACCAGGATTGGCAGGAAGAGACGAGCTTCTTCGGCGGCACATGCTGGCGTGAAGTCGCAGAGAACATCTCAGAGTCACTTTCGAAGGGTGACCGAGTGTTCGTGACCGGCCGACTCGAGCAGCGATCGTGGGAAACGAACGATGGGGAGAAGCGCTCGGTCGTCGAGGTCAGGATCGAGGAGATCGGACCGTCGTTGCGCTGGGCCACCGCTCAGGTGACCAAGACACCGAGGAACGACGGGGGCGGCAGTTACGGCGGTGGGAACACCACGCCGCCTGCACCGACCGCAAGGGACGACTACGGCCCTGACGAGGCGCCGTTCTAG
- the rplI gene encoding 50S ribosomal protein L9, producing MKVILTKAVETLGDKGDVVDVADGYARNYLVPKNLAVKASEGALRQAEEMRLARIEAQEKALAAAEELGESLAGTRVVVAARAGDSGNLFGSIGAADVREAIVKFTGIDIDKGIVVIDRPIKEIGLHEIILRPHAEVEVSVTLDVIPA from the coding sequence ATGAAGGTCATTCTCACCAAGGCGGTCGAGACACTCGGCGACAAGGGTGATGTCGTCGATGTTGCCGACGGCTACGCCCGCAACTACCTCGTTCCGAAGAACCTCGCCGTCAAGGCGTCGGAAGGCGCACTCCGCCAAGCGGAAGAGATGCGGCTCGCGAGGATCGAGGCGCAAGAAAAGGCACTCGCGGCCGCGGAGGAACTCGGGGAGAGCCTCGCTGGCACGAGGGTCGTCGTCGCGGCCCGAGCGGGGGATTCCGGCAACCTGTTCGGTTCGATCGGCGCGGCCGATGTCCGCGAGGCAATCGTCAAGTTCACCGGGATCGACATCGACAAGGGCATCGTGGTGATCGACCGGCCGATCAAGGAGATCGGTCTCCACGAGATCATCTTGCGCCCGCACGCCGAGGTGGAGGTCTCGGTCACCCTTGATGTGATCCCGGCGTAG
- a CDS encoding PadR family transcriptional regulator — protein MLDFAILGLLIEHPRHGYEIKRSLAQLGFWTVSFGSLYPALRRLDKRGAIQATEGTGRRKAYAITADGRDLFDSLLTADPDASETDRAFQIRLAFLSQLPQSQRSRVLEHRRAKVASQLKAAREIVVEARTTSQNQDRYRLALMEHAMRSIEADMAWLDGLIASERRVGLST, from the coding sequence GTGTTGGACTTCGCCATTCTCGGCCTGCTCATCGAACACCCGCGACACGGGTACGAAATAAAGCGCTCCCTTGCCCAGCTCGGGTTCTGGACGGTCTCGTTCGGCTCGCTGTACCCGGCGCTGCGTCGACTCGACAAACGCGGTGCGATCCAAGCGACCGAAGGAACCGGCCGGCGCAAGGCATATGCCATCACCGCCGACGGGCGTGACCTCTTCGACTCCCTCCTCACCGCGGATCCCGACGCGTCCGAGACCGATCGTGCCTTCCAGATCAGGCTCGCCTTCCTCTCACAGCTCCCCCAGTCGCAGCGCAGCCGCGTGCTCGAACACCGAAGGGCCAAGGTCGCGTCCCAACTCAAGGCCGCCAGAGAAATCGTCGTCGAAGCGCGCACCACATCACAGAACCAGGACCGGTATCGCCTTGCCCTCATGGAGCATGCGATGCGGTCCATCGAAGCAGACATGGCCTGGCTGGACGGACTGATCGCCAGCGAACGCCGAGTCGGCCTGAGTACCTGA
- the rpsF gene encoding 30S ribosomal protein S6, with the protein MRSYELMVIYRYDMAEPDVRAAIEELETAISDRGGVVSETDFWGKRRFAYEIDHMTEGYYAVVTFDCDVDLQTTLERSLGLLDSVVRHKMIRLVK; encoded by the coding sequence ATGCGCTCCTACGAGCTGATGGTGATCTACCGCTACGACATGGCGGAGCCCGATGTCAGGGCTGCGATCGAGGAACTGGAAACAGCGATCTCCGACCGTGGAGGCGTTGTCAGCGAAACCGACTTCTGGGGCAAGCGACGATTCGCCTACGAGATCGACCACATGACCGAGGGCTACTACGCCGTCGTGACCTTCGACTGCGATGTGGATCTCCAGACCACCCTCGAACGATCGCTCGGTCTCCTCGACAGCGTGGTCCGTCACAAGATGATCCGACTGGTCAAGTAG